In a single window of the Ruminococcus albus 7 = DSM 20455 genome:
- a CDS encoding ABC transporter permease subunit, with product MTSLIVMGLSRMFRSLVFKIGMGLMVIYPLFIVLVSLKNRTPDSEPLNGVYNSGLVFIGLLIGAFVSVLIGQDYIEKTINNKIMAGHSRTAIYLSDFIVAFIGAVIMQLGCMAAASAVAIPLYGMYSTPLSEILRMQPIILCIIAVYTALALFVTTIVNSKSYAVAASMFLTMAVFAAGMMSYQVITEDKAEKALAAEQGKVIEMTKDDTLALKIFGVIYDTDPQSQVCILSEDRYPENGTKMIITDIAAIAVITSAGLLNFCRKDIK from the coding sequence GTGACGAGTCTGATAGTTATGGGGTTAAGCAGAATGTTCAGGTCGCTGGTATTCAAAATAGGCATGGGCTTAATGGTCATATACCCACTGTTCATAGTACTTGTCTCATTAAAGAACAGGACTCCCGACTCAGAACCCCTCAACGGCGTATATAATTCGGGACTGGTATTTATAGGACTTCTGATAGGGGCTTTCGTGTCGGTGCTGATAGGTCAGGATTATATTGAAAAGACCATAAACAATAAAATAATGGCAGGGCATTCGAGAACGGCAATATATCTTTCGGACTTCATCGTCGCATTTATCGGTGCTGTCATCATGCAGCTGGGCTGTATGGCTGCCGCATCAGCCGTGGCGATACCTCTGTATGGTATGTATTCCACACCACTCAGCGAGATACTGCGTATGCAGCCGATAATACTGTGCATTATAGCTGTGTATACTGCGCTGGCGCTTTTCGTGACCACGATAGTTAATTCAAAATCCTACGCGGTGGCAGCTTCGATGTTCCTGACCATGGCAGTGTTCGCGGCAGGTATGATGTCATATCAGGTGATAACAGAAGACAAGGCGGAAAAAGCACTTGCGGCAGAACAAGGCAAAGTCATCGAAATGACAAAAGATGATACACTTGCATTGAAGATATTCGGCGTGATATACGATACCGACCCACAGAGTCAGGTGTGCATCCTGTCTGAGGACAGATATCCCGAAAACGGGACAAAAATGATAATTACAGATATAGCGGCTATAGCAGTGATAACATCGGCAGGTCTGCTTAATTTCTGCCGTAAGGACATAAAGTGA